The Panicum virgatum strain AP13 chromosome 6K, P.virgatum_v5, whole genome shotgun sequence nucleotide sequence gATTAACCGAGGTGTTTTAAAAAGCCCTCGGAGGGGGGCAGAAAAAATagccgcctcggttaatggctagcattaaccgaggcggtcactttttattaaccgaggcggttatagAAAACCACATCGCAAAAtcaattaaccgaggcggtcgtCTTAAAATAACCGCCTTGGTAAGTCTACTATTTTTCGAGGCGGGTGGATTATAATgacccgcctcggttaatggacCGAGCCCAGTTTAAGCCCAAATGAGCCCGATTGTCGAGAGAAGTATATAAACAGAATAAAACCCTAACCCACCCACCCCCCATCCAGCTGCCATTTCTTCCTctactccctctctccctcccctcccgtagctccccctccctccctccatcttctccttcctctactctctctctccctccactcCCGCGGCGTGCGGTAGGGCGAGCGGCGGGCGCTCGAGGCCACCAGCGCTGGGCGCGCTCGCGGCGGCCGTGATGCACGAGGCCacccgcgctcacggcggcgctCAAGGCGCGTTCGCTGCGGCGCTCGGGGCCACCAGCGCTGGACGCGCTCGCGGCGGCCGCGATGCTCGAGGCCACccgcgctcgcggcggcgctcgaggccACCAGTGCTCTACGCGCGAACGCCCATCTGTGGTGGGGGcaccgcggccggcggcctcggcggggCCTTGGTTGCGCCCGTCCGAGGCGGGTGCTGgatccggcctcctcctccaccgccggcgccgctgtccTTCAGATCTGCCACGATGGCAGTCTCATCTCGAGCACGAGGTGCCGGATCTAGCTACTGCGAGGCCGGATCCGGTGGTGGCAGGGCCAGATCCGGCAGCGGCGCCCCCGGATCCGGccttcccggcggcggcggcacggcagcggcggcctccCCGTGGATGGGCTCGGCAAAAGCAACCTCGGTTAAGCAACCGCCTTAGTTTATTTACCGTGACGATATGTCCGAGGCGGTTGCCAAAAACGCCTCGGTTAAGCAtttttgcccgcctcggttaatgttttttgtagtagtgccatTTCCATCAGATCAAACACCAGAATCTTTtttgagtaaattgcacccccAGGTCCCAAACATGTCCCGAGATTTTATTTGGGTCCCAAAACTCTCAAATTATGCATTATTTGAATTCTTAAACTCTGCTAAGTGTTTCATCTAATGTCCCAAACAGGCCACGCAAGCATCCAAAGCCGACGTGGCATGACACATGTTGCCATGGTGGCAAATATTTGCAACAATCCCCTACATATTTTTGTCTTCTCTAGTTTGCTCcttttctccctccctctctaatttctctctctctctctctctctctctctctctatctctcactCTCCCTTCCATCTTCTCCGCCCGTCGAGCACCTCCGCCCACATAGGCTGCAGGCGCCGCGCGTTGCCTGCAGCTGTAGCCCGTGCAGGCCACTGCCGCTACCCAGACTGCCACCACACCTTACTCGAGGCGAGTAGGCGGTGGCCATGGCCGTGGTGGCCCTATAGGTCGGCACGCGGCGTTCCGACGCCGATGGCACATGGAAGTTGGCGGGGAAAGGGCCGATGAGAATGAGGGGAGTACAGAACACGGTCGTCGGTGAGGGTGGAGCTCGTGCGGCTCCAATGGCGACCGACAGTTGTGCGCTGATTCCCGGCCATGGAGTAGGCGGAATTAGTCGGGAAGGGGACCAGGTGTTGGAGGAGCAAGTAGGGAGGGTGCTTGATGGAGGAATCGAGTGGGAATGGCCAATGGCCGACGGATTTGGCCGGTGAGTGGTTGATCTGCGGTGGTACGAGAGGGAAGAGAAGAAAAGGGGAAGGGAGCCGAGAGATCCACGGTagggcgtggtggagctcatgGGTGGCGGTGCGTCCACTGCGGCGGCCGCACACCACGtcctgcacctcctcctcctccttccctgtCACCACAACAGCACATAGAGTGCGCGACCGGCCGGGTGAGCGGGTAGCAGCCGTTGGAGTGGCACGGCGGTGGCCACATGGGAGGCCGACGCAGGATGCAGCCGCGGGCGTGGCGTGGCATGCAACGGCCTGCACGGGGCGCGGCATGCAGCAGTCTGCGCGGGTGGCCCTTAGCGTGGTGCGTGGGAGGCAAGGCGAGGACCTCCATGCCGAGTTTTAGAGCAGCAGCTGAAGGAGCACGCTCATGGCTGCCGCTGgtgccagagagagagagagagagagagagagagagagagagagagagagagatagagagagaggatcaaatgggagaagatggaactCTGGAGGGGtgtttttgtaaatatttgCCACCGTGGCAACACGTTTTATGCCACATCGGCTTGGGATAATTGCGTGGCAGATTTGGGACCTCATATGAAACACTTAATAGGGTTTAGGGATCTAGATACATGATTTGAGAGTTCAGGGACTCAAGCGAAATCTCGGGACAAGTTTGGGACCTAGAGTGCAATttactcatcttttgtttttGTTCTATAATTCATGGCGGCCATCTCCACAAAATATAATGTGCTGCCATGAGCCAAATGTCATGGAGAATCTCTCATGAATGTTTTTCTCTGTAGGCCTGCAACCGTCATGAAAATTCATTTCCATGACTGTGGGAGTAAAAGGTCTCGTGCAAAAATATGGCACCCATGCTCAGAACGAAGAATTATATTATTTCCTGCGATCAGACatatcttttgtttttttttggatagGAACTACTTATTATAGAAATTACCTAACTGAAACACATGGTTGAATATTGGGGCACATGCTTGGCTATGACTTCTGTTGCTAGCTATTTATTGAGGTGATTTACGTTGCCAGTTTCAATTAATCCAACCTTATGGACAAAATTGCTTGCCCCGGCATTACATTCATGATTCCATGAATACCTGCAGTATGGACGAGTTGAATTAAATCAAATATGATAAGGACGACCAGACATACACTGTTGTTTTGAACAGTCATTTTGCTTCTTGATTGGTAGAGACAAGAGACCATATGCATCACCCCCTTTGAAATTTCCCACATATGAACATCATCGTCATGAATGATGAACAGTCTCCAAATCCTGTAGCTCGCGCCGGTCCCTACATACAATTATATCAATCTACAACTGCTGGTTAGTCTTTACTTAGTCATCTTGCAAATTGCTTGGCCATCTTGAAATGGTCGTTATCGATCTCAGGAAGAGCGCTCTGACCAACTACAATTATCTATTCACATACTCAACGCTATGATGTTTTCTCATGTTCATCCTTTTCTATATGTGTCTGCAAACGAACCTGATCGACAAGGTCATGCTTGGGACTGAGCAATTGTAATTTATTAGTATATATCTGGTTTGTGTGTATGAATGGGGTGAAAGGAATCTGAAAGACAATAAGAGCCAACTGCTAGGGATACTTCCTGGTGGATAACATCAGTATCTACGAGGTCACTTTCACTAAAAGAGAGTATGAATTATGGGACGAATCCGAAAGGTTTATGGACCAGACTAGATGAGTTATCTGAAGTTCTGAACTTATACACGGAGCAGCTTGATGAGACTTTAGAGTACATCACGTGAAGTTAAatatcaaactttttttttgttaaaattTACCTTTTTATCTCGCTATATTAATTGCTGGGAGTTGTAatctgcacaaaacttggtcaTCTGCAGATGCAGTCAAACACCACGAGGACAACAGAtcattttattttaatttaaatGAGGACTGCTACCATTGCACAAACAAGATTTTTGTGTTTACTGGAACCAATCTACTAAGAATATGTCCCATTTAAAAATAGTTAATGATGGTGACTGGCCACCTTCTCCAAAGAAACACCTATTTGATGCGAAGACATAGTATATCCCTAGCAGGAATTGGATTTTACCAAGAGCTGGAATTTTTCATGCCGGTGCGGCCCCTGCAGTCGTTGTACGGCCTCGAATAGTGGAAATATAAATTCTCACCTTAATACTGAAGGTGAGATATGATCCAACTGATCGTCAGACATATGCAGTGCAGAGTCTAGGGTACCAATAAAATTTTCACGAACCGAGTTAGAATAATCAGATCAGGTGGTGATTTCTGAGCCGATTATCTGTAAAGAAAGTGTCAGCCTATGAATGCACCTATGCTAATCGCCATGTCCTACAGTTAACCTAATTAAAGGGTTTCTTTTTACCTGGATCGCAGAACCAATCAGCAATACTCTATACTGTCATGCATGACCATCATCAGTTTACTAGCTAGGTCACCTCATATGGGTTCCTGGAAGAGTGGGAGTAGATATTGATCTCCACAACAAGACCGTGTTGACAAATTCAAAAATAGTTGCTTGCATGGGATGCACTACACCTGAGACCATTTCTGTAAAGCAATTAGAAAGTCGGCCCTGCTCTTTTTGACCTCTTCGAACTCTCAAAATCTATATATATAGATGCACCCCTCCAAGGACAAAGCATCAGCCATACATACAAGTTCTCTGACACAACCTGCAGCCTCCTAGCTAGAATAAAGCATCCTCCTGAAGAAGTGAAGAGGTAGCCAGACATGGCCTCCTCCAAGTTGTTTCTTCACTTTGTTCTTCTCGCCTTGATCGCTTGTGGGGCCGTGGCTTCGGATCCCAGTCCTCTCCAGGACTTTTGTGTTGCTGACAAAGACTCACCTGGTACGTAACATCGAAGCGAACACATGATCACATTCTGATATCTTATAACAAATTAAGCCAGAGATTATTAGCTTTCTAACACATACATGTATGTTGTTTCATTGATGCAGTACGGGTCAATGGGTTACCATGCAAGGATATGAAGGATGTGAAGGTAGATGACTTCTTCCTTGCAGCTAATCTGGACAAGCCAATGGATACTACTCTGAATAAGGTCAAGTCAAACGTCACCCTGATCAATGCGATGAAGCTCCCAGGTCTGAACACCCTCGGCATCTCCATGGCAAGGATTGATTACGCTCCTCGAGGACAGAACcctccacacacacacccccGCGCCACAGAGATCCTAACAGTTCTTGAGGGATCCCTCTATGTTGGCTTCGTCACATCTAACCCTGACAACAAATTCTTCAGTAAGATGCTCAACAAAGGAGACGTTTTCGTGTTCCCGCAGGGCCTAATCCACTTCCAGTTCAATCCGAGCTATGACAAGCCAGCTGTTGCCATCGCTGCACTGAACAGCCAGAACCCTGGCGCGATAACCATTGCCAATGCTGTATTTGGATCCCACCCACCAATCGCAGATGATGTTCTTGCTAAGGCTTTTCAGGTGGACAAGAAGGTTGTGGATTGGCTTCAAGCTCAGTTTTGGGAAAATAACCACAACTAAGTTAACATTTCTTGTCATGGTTTATATTTAGATGCGTAACCAAAGCTGTGCGTGCTTCATTTTTGAATGTGATGTAGCAGACTGGTtaagttatttatttatttatttatttacagaTTGTGCAAAACAATAAATGACCTTATTTGTAATATCTAATGCTGTATTGATTAGAGTGCTGTTAATTTAATTATTATATGCTTTGTTCCGTTTGTGGCTTCCAAGTTTCAAGGTATATACCCATTTATAAATTAAGGTAATATATAAAATCTAATCATAATGGAAACGTTAAAGTTAAAAGGGACGCGgtgccatgacccggtgccaaaggctcTCACTGGGCAGTGGGCAACTCGCGGGCCATTGGTCTAGGCCAAAAATACCAGCTGACATTGCAGCCGCACTGCTAGAAAATGGG carries:
- the LOC120711631 gene encoding putative germin-like protein 12-4, producing MASSKLFLHFVLLALIACGAVASDPSPLQDFCVADKDSPVRVNGLPCKDMKDVKVDDFFLAANLDKPMDTTLNKVKSNVTLINAMKLPGLNTLGISMARIDYAPRGQNPPHTHPRATEILTVLEGSLYVGFVTSNPDNKFFSKMLNKGDVFVFPQGLIHFQFNPSYDKPAVAIAALNSQNPGAITIANAVFGSHPPIADDVLAKAFQVDKKVVDWLQAQFWENNHN